From Alteromonas sp. BL110:
GCCACATCTACGCTCAGTTAATCGCTCCATGCGGTTCTGAAGTGTTGGCAGCGGCTTCAACTGTTGAGAAAGATCTTGCAAAAGATCTTAAGTCTACAGGTAACGCTGAAGCAGCGACGGTAGTCGGTAAAGCAATCGCAGAGCGCGCGCTTGAGAAAGGCATTAAAACAGTGGCT
This genomic window contains:
- the rplR gene encoding 50S ribosomal protein L18: MDKKTARIRRATRARAKIRELAAHRLVVNRTPRHIYAQLIAPCGSEVLAAASTVEKDLAKDLKSTGNAEAATVVGKAIAERALEKGIKTVAFDRSGFQYHGRVKALADAAREAGLQF